In one window of Chloroflexota bacterium DNA:
- a CDS encoding uracil-DNA glycosylase → MSEELTVIAQEVRSCTNCRLHEGTRNGVPGEGNPNAEILFVGEGPGFHEDAQGRPFVGPAGKLLNEMLERAGLSRDDVYITNVVKHRPPGNRDPMPDEIEACHGYLERQIAEIKPVLIVTLGRFSMATFFGPQARITQMHGRLRPWRDIAAYACFHPAAALRQPKYREGLEEDFDKLPRALEAARKRAREQAEARAAGTTGATAPGGTDPTQSGPSQMTLF, encoded by the coding sequence ATGTCAGAGGAACTGACCGTGATCGCTCAGGAAGTCCGCTCCTGCACGAACTGTCGCCTGCACGAGGGCACCCGCAACGGCGTCCCGGGCGAAGGCAACCCGAACGCCGAGATCCTCTTCGTGGGCGAGGGGCCGGGCTTCCACGAGGACGCCCAGGGCCGACCGTTCGTCGGACCGGCCGGCAAACTGCTTAACGAGATGCTGGAGCGGGCCGGCCTCTCGCGAGACGATGTGTACATAACCAACGTTGTTAAACATCGACCGCCCGGCAATCGTGACCCGATGCCGGACGAGATCGAAGCGTGTCACGGCTATCTCGAACGGCAGATCGCCGAGATCAAGCCGGTCTTGATCGTGACGCTGGGACGGTTCTCGATGGCAACGTTCTTCGGGCCACAGGCGCGGATCACCCAGATGCACGGTCGGCTGCGGCCCTGGCGCGACATCGCGGCCTACGCCTGCTTCCACCCGGCCGCTGCGCTGCGCCAGCCGAAGTACCGTGAAGGACTCGAAGAGGATTTTGACAAGCTGCCGCGCGCGCTGGAGGCGGCCCGCAAGCGCGCCCGCGAACAGGCCGAGGCCCGAGCCGCCGGAACGACCGGTGCAACGGCCCCCGGCGGGACCGATCCGACGCAGTCGGGGCCGTCCCAGATGACGCTGTTCTAG
- a CDS encoding DNA translocase FtsK 4TM domain-containing protein, translating to MATARRARPAATTTRRKTPSAPRGPSLLSRALTALGQNRRLLTDIAAVLSIVLGCISALAIAFPSGWMTTPLEHWLTFALGGTAFLTPIWLVVLGVMRLAASFRGENSRPTVRVLGALLISLALPAIVHLVPSGEVEPAARAFELRAGGGAFGYFLSDGLTDALGLPAAIVLLLGAMALGALLLFDLTLLEVGVWLGIGATLLARLTWQGISQVRAKLAEPRLKVTIAGSQQQARPLAGAIKQVVRKARPAPRPREEEPAAVQAELELQPSVPGRPGAQVWRLPNVTIFRSAPVVEQSQTDVRAQARVIEETLASFNVQARVIEVSTGPTVTQFGLEPSPGVAVNKILARQHDLSLRLGATALRMEAPVPGRRVVGIEVPNRTGQTVSLRELFESDRWAKPKSKLRLALGRDVSGEAVVGDLAKMPHLLIAGATGSGKSVCINTIVASLIYQSTPDDLQFIMVDPKMVELVGFNGIPHLRMPVVTDMEKVVGVLKWVVKEMERRYGLLAARSARNIEAYNKAVAEIPNEKKMPFLVVVIDELADMMMIAGDEVERLICRLAQLARAAGIHLVVATQRPSVDVITGLIKANIPTRISFAVSSHIDSRTILDSAGAEKLLGRGDMLYLPQDASKPVRLQGAFVSDEEMKTLVDFWTKLGQPAYTDDDIREVDQLNIKDDEDGDDLYEKAVGVAIQYRKVSASLLQRRLGIGYPRAARMVDLLEERGVIGPSEDGRSRELLEQHEPLGVE from the coding sequence GTGGCGACTGCACGACGCGCCCGGCCGGCTGCCACGACGACCCGCCGCAAGACCCCGTCCGCGCCAAGAGGCCCGAGCCTGCTCTCGCGCGCGCTCACGGCGCTCGGGCAGAACCGCCGGCTGCTGACCGATATCGCTGCCGTATTGAGCATCGTCCTCGGCTGCATCAGCGCGCTGGCCATCGCGTTCCCGTCAGGCTGGATGACCACGCCGCTGGAGCACTGGCTCACCTTTGCGCTGGGCGGCACAGCCTTCCTGACGCCGATCTGGCTGGTGGTTCTCGGTGTGATGCGCCTCGCGGCCAGTTTCCGTGGCGAGAACAGCCGCCCGACGGTCCGCGTCCTCGGCGCGCTGCTGATCTCGCTGGCGCTGCCGGCCATCGTCCACCTCGTCCCCAGTGGCGAGGTCGAGCCGGCCGCCCGGGCGTTCGAGCTGCGGGCCGGCGGCGGCGCGTTCGGCTACTTTCTCTCGGATGGGCTGACCGATGCGCTCGGGCTGCCGGCCGCCATCGTGCTGCTGCTCGGGGCGATGGCGCTCGGCGCTCTCCTGCTGTTCGACCTGACCCTTCTGGAGGTCGGCGTCTGGCTCGGCATCGGCGCGACGCTGCTGGCCCGCCTGACCTGGCAAGGCATCAGCCAGGTTCGCGCCAAACTGGCCGAGCCGCGGCTGAAGGTGACTATCGCCGGCAGTCAGCAGCAGGCTCGTCCGCTGGCCGGCGCGATCAAGCAGGTGGTTCGCAAGGCTCGCCCGGCGCCGCGCCCTCGCGAGGAGGAGCCGGCCGCCGTCCAGGCCGAGCTGGAGCTGCAGCCGTCGGTCCCTGGCCGGCCGGGCGCGCAGGTGTGGCGGCTGCCAAACGTGACGATCTTCCGCTCGGCCCCGGTGGTCGAGCAGAGCCAGACTGACGTACGCGCCCAGGCCAGAGTGATCGAGGAGACGCTGGCGAGCTTCAACGTGCAGGCCCGTGTCATCGAGGTCAGCACCGGACCGACGGTCACCCAGTTCGGGCTGGAGCCGTCGCCGGGCGTGGCCGTCAACAAGATCCTGGCCCGTCAGCACGATCTCTCGCTGCGGCTCGGGGCGACCGCGTTGCGGATGGAGGCCCCGGTGCCGGGGCGGCGCGTCGTCGGCATCGAGGTGCCGAACCGCACCGGCCAGACCGTCAGCCTGCGTGAGCTGTTCGAGTCCGATCGGTGGGCGAAGCCGAAGTCGAAGCTGCGGCTGGCGCTCGGGCGCGACGTGAGCGGCGAGGCCGTCGTCGGCGATCTCGCCAAGATGCCGCACCTGCTGATCGCGGGGGCGACCGGCAGCGGCAAGTCGGTCTGCATCAACACCATCGTCGCCTCGCTGATCTACCAGTCCACGCCAGACGACCTCCAGTTCATCATGGTCGACCCGAAGATGGTCGAGCTGGTCGGCTTCAACGGGATTCCGCACCTGAGGATGCCCGTCGTCACCGACATGGAGAAGGTCGTCGGCGTCCTGAAGTGGGTCGTCAAAGAGATGGAGCGGCGCTACGGGCTGCTGGCGGCCCGTTCGGCCCGCAACATCGAGGCGTACAACAAGGCCGTGGCCGAGATCCCGAACGAGAAGAAGATGCCGTTCCTGGTCGTCGTCATCGACGAGCTGGCCGACATGATGATGATCGCCGGGGACGAGGTCGAGCGGCTGATCTGCCGGCTGGCCCAGCTTGCCCGCGCCGCTGGCATCCACCTCGTCGTGGCGACGCAGCGGCCGTCGGTGGATGTCATCACCGGCCTGATCAAGGCCAACATCCCGACCCGCATCTCGTTCGCCGTCAGCTCGCACATCGACTCGCGCACGATCCTCGATTCGGCCGGTGCGGAGAAGCTGCTCGGGCGCGGCGACATGCTCTACTTGCCGCAGGATGCCAGCAAGCCGGTTCGGCTCCAGGGCGCGTTCGTCTCGGACGAGGAGATGAAGACGCTGGTGGACTTCTGGACGAAGCTCGGGCAGCCTGCCTACACCGACGACGACATCCGCGAGGTCGATCAGCTCAACATCAAGGACGATGAGGATGGCGACGATCTCTACGAGAAGGCGGTCGGCGTGGCGATCCAGTACCGAAAGGTGTCGGCGTCGCTGCTCCAGCGTCGGCTCGGAATCGGGTATCCGCGCGCGGCGCGGATGGTCGATCTGCTGGAAGAGCGCGGCGTGATCGGACCGTCCGAGGACGGCCGCTCGCGGGAGCTGCTCGAACAGCACGAGCCGCTCGGCGTCGAGTGA
- a CDS encoding glycosyltransferase family 2 protein, whose translation MKLSIIIPCYNERTTVVTLLDQVRAVDIGDIEKEIVIVDDFSTDGTRDILKEQAATRGDLKLHFLPRNQGKGAACREGLKHATGDILLIQDADLEYDPADYPVLLRPILAGRAKAVYGSRFLGEHKAMYFWHAVGNQLLTLITNVLFDTTLTDMETCYKVFTKDIGDRLVLKSNRWGFDPEITAKIMRMGHRIYEVPISYTGREHWEGKKIVAWRDGPRVLLTLLRYRFFS comes from the coding sequence CTGAAGCTCTCGATCATCATCCCCTGCTACAACGAGCGCACCACCGTCGTGACCCTGCTCGATCAGGTCCGCGCCGTCGACATCGGCGACATCGAGAAGGAGATCGTCATCGTCGACGACTTCTCGACGGACGGCACGCGGGACATCCTCAAAGAGCAGGCCGCCACGCGCGGCGACCTGAAGCTGCACTTCCTGCCCCGAAACCAGGGCAAGGGCGCGGCCTGCCGCGAGGGACTCAAGCACGCGACCGGCGACATCCTGCTGATCCAGGATGCCGACCTTGAGTACGACCCCGCCGACTACCCGGTGCTGCTCCGACCGATCCTGGCTGGCCGCGCGAAAGCCGTCTACGGCTCGCGCTTCCTGGGCGAGCACAAGGCGATGTACTTCTGGCACGCCGTGGGCAATCAACTGCTGACGCTGATCACCAACGTCCTGTTCGACACCACCTTGACCGACATGGAGACCTGCTACAAGGTCTTCACCAAGGACATCGGCGACCGCCTGGTGCTGAAGTCGAATCGCTGGGGCTTCGATCCGGAGATCACAGCGAAGATCATGCGGATGGGCCATCGCATCTACGAGGTGCCGATCTCCTACACGGGCCGCGAGCACTGGGAAGGCAAGAAGATCGTGGCGTGGCGGGACGGTCCGCGCGTCCTGCTGACCCTGCTGCGCTACCGCTTCTTCAGCTAG
- a CDS encoding YfhO family protein: MTEYTSTESRRERWLPEALAGLALLALVLLFNPGLAFAGHVLGGYDAFVYFYPLRSYIAETLGQGYLPLWNPYLFAGTPYLANPQTAVFYPGTWLFALLDVPRAYAVNFLAHLWIAALSTYAFARISLGLGRVAGVLGGAGFAFSGFMNGQAGHINQFSVAAWLPAVMLLLDLTVRRPRLGPFLGLVVVIALQVLAGHPQEVYMTMVAVGIMLLWRVVGGWQTVPPWVERLRLLLTGGIALGVAAGLAGGISAAQLLPTLELSGLSIRGGGLSYQLAAFDALPWPLLLPSLFPGYWAHLPTTEFFGHLGTALFALAWLGLLVGSGRPAVLGAVLVTLGLLLAVGDATSAYRFLFDYAPGFSSFRVPARWLMVSTVGLAILAAAGLDRLVRWRDGGRTALTTLLGEVGRVRRLLVGVAIPLALLSLVFWGQPQSKWLLLAWGVVVGLTMLGALLAVTLPKARTPLLVLLVGGALLDLWLAGANLEHRQTIPNIAYKQSREATTELLARAAAQPGYRSLSIASTEYVVKETGEYEERYGGLRRLALDNLLFAVKWNETLWPNVPLEYRLRSADGYDGGVLPLRTYYQFAQAMLGERARPDGVLISRLDAAPEPRWLDLLGVRWILAGRVKDDTRGAVYYDRALTRVLRPGESLVLGALPRGGLTKLGIISSVASVGDARAFVRGNDVAILRLTAPNGSVRELPLTVGRTTAPETWKPEQAPDLDRVERWGDRGPDAPGDWIAEVEFPRQEVAMLEIRSVSPERILNVRALNLIDDERQMAFPITPDSTVERVDFFDVKLYERQTALPRAYLVTQAEVLDLAEASTRLSDPAHNPRTAAILAPSETVRPPAASPAAGSTVGQAHIERDDPERVAISVSTAAPSILVLSDSWFPGWRATVDGQDVPIERANILFRAVQVPAGQHTVEFIYQPRSVQVGLAISGGSLLLAVVLAIGASAWVRPRRLPTPGETTA; this comes from the coding sequence ATGACGGAGTACACGTCAACGGAGTCCCGGCGCGAGCGCTGGCTGCCAGAGGCACTCGCGGGCCTGGCGCTGCTGGCGCTGGTGCTGCTGTTCAACCCGGGCCTCGCGTTCGCTGGGCACGTGCTGGGCGGCTACGACGCCTTCGTCTACTTCTATCCGCTCCGCTCGTACATCGCCGAGACGCTCGGCCAGGGCTACCTGCCGCTCTGGAACCCGTACCTCTTCGCCGGCACGCCCTACCTTGCCAATCCCCAGACGGCGGTCTTCTACCCGGGGACGTGGCTGTTCGCGCTGCTGGACGTGCCGCGCGCCTACGCCGTCAACTTCCTGGCCCATCTCTGGATCGCCGCGCTGAGCACCTACGCCTTCGCCAGGATCAGCCTGGGTCTGGGTCGCGTGGCCGGCGTGCTCGGCGGGGCTGGCTTCGCCTTCAGCGGGTTCATGAACGGGCAGGCCGGGCACATCAACCAGTTCAGCGTGGCGGCGTGGCTGCCGGCCGTGATGCTGCTGCTTGACCTGACTGTGCGCCGACCCCGTCTCGGCCCGTTCCTCGGGCTGGTGGTGGTGATCGCGCTCCAGGTCCTGGCCGGCCACCCGCAAGAGGTCTACATGACCATGGTGGCCGTCGGGATCATGCTGCTCTGGCGCGTCGTCGGCGGCTGGCAGACCGTCCCCCCCTGGGTTGAGCGACTCCGGCTGCTCTTGACGGGCGGCATCGCGCTCGGTGTGGCGGCCGGTCTGGCCGGCGGCATCTCAGCCGCGCAACTGCTGCCAACATTGGAACTGTCTGGGCTGTCGATTCGCGGGGGCGGGCTGAGCTACCAGCTTGCGGCCTTCGATGCGCTGCCGTGGCCGCTGCTGCTGCCATCGCTGTTCCCTGGCTACTGGGCGCACCTGCCCACCACCGAGTTCTTCGGCCACCTGGGCACGGCGCTGTTCGCGCTGGCCTGGCTCGGGTTACTGGTGGGATCGGGCCGGCCGGCGGTGCTCGGGGCGGTGCTGGTGACGCTCGGACTGCTGCTGGCAGTCGGGGACGCCACGTCGGCCTATCGCTTCCTGTTCGACTACGCGCCGGGGTTCTCGTCGTTTCGGGTGCCGGCGCGCTGGCTGATGGTCTCGACCGTCGGGCTGGCGATCCTGGCGGCGGCGGGCCTGGACCGGCTGGTCAGGTGGCGCGATGGCGGGCGAACTGCGTTGACGACGCTGCTCGGGGAGGTCGGCCGCGTGCGCCGCCTTCTCGTGGGCGTTGCGATCCCGCTGGCCCTGCTGTCGCTGGTCTTCTGGGGGCAGCCGCAGTCGAAGTGGCTGCTGCTGGCCTGGGGCGTAGTCGTCGGCCTGACGATGCTCGGCGCGCTGCTGGCGGTCACGCTGCCGAAGGCGCGGACCCCGCTCCTGGTGCTGCTCGTCGGCGGCGCGCTGCTCGATCTCTGGCTGGCCGGCGCGAACCTCGAGCACCGCCAGACCATCCCGAACATCGCCTACAAGCAGTCGCGCGAGGCGACGACCGAGCTGCTCGCGCGCGCTGCCGCCCAGCCAGGCTACCGCTCGCTGAGCATCGCCAGCACCGAGTACGTCGTCAAGGAGACCGGCGAGTACGAGGAGCGGTACGGCGGCCTGCGGCGGCTGGCGCTCGACAACCTGCTCTTCGCCGTCAAGTGGAACGAGACGCTCTGGCCAAACGTGCCGCTGGAGTACCGCCTCCGCTCGGCGGATGGCTACGATGGCGGCGTGCTGCCGCTGCGGACCTACTATCAGTTTGCCCAGGCGATGCTCGGGGAGCGGGCGCGGCCCGACGGCGTCCTGATCAGCCGCCTGGACGCCGCGCCGGAGCCGCGCTGGCTCGATCTGCTGGGGGTGCGCTGGATCCTGGCCGGCCGAGTCAAGGACGACACGCGTGGTGCCGTCTACTACGACCGCGCCCTGACCCGTGTGTTGCGGCCCGGCGAGTCGCTCGTCCTGGGCGCTCTGCCGCGCGGCGGCCTCACGAAGCTGGGCATCATCTCGTCGGTCGCCAGCGTCGGGGATGCCCGGGCGTTCGTGCGCGGCAACGACGTGGCCATCCTCCGTCTGACGGCGCCTAACGGCTCGGTGCGCGAACTGCCGCTCACCGTCGGCCGGACCACGGCGCCCGAGACCTGGAAGCCCGAACAGGCCCCGGACCTGGATCGCGTCGAGCGGTGGGGCGATCGCGGCCCGGATGCCCCGGGCGATTGGATCGCCGAGGTCGAATTCCCACGTCAGGAGGTTGCCATGCTGGAGATACGCAGCGTCAGTCCAGAGCGTATCCTGAATGTGCGCGCCCTCAACCTGATCGACGACGAGCGGCAGATGGCCTTTCCGATCACCCCCGACAGTACCGTCGAGCGAGTGGACTTCTTCGACGTGAAGCTGTACGAGCGCCAGACCGCCCTGCCACGTGCCTACCTCGTCACGCAGGCTGAGGTGCTCGATCTGGCAGAGGCGTCCACGCGTCTTTCCGATCCAGCTCACAACCCCCGCACGGCCGCGATTCTGGCCCCGAGCGAGACGGTGCGCCCGCCGGCCGCGTCACCGGCGGCGGGTTCGACCGTCGGACAGGCTCACATCGAACGCGACGATCCCGAGCGCGTGGCCATCTCGGTCTCGACGGCCGCGCCGAGCATCCTGGTGCTGTCCGATAGCTGGTTTCCCGGCTGGCGCGCGACGGTTGACGGCCAGGATGTTCCCATCGAGCGGGCCAACATCCTGTTCCGGGCCGTCCAGGTCCCGGCCGGCCAGCACACCGTCGAGTTTATCTACCAGCCGCGCTCGGTTCAGGTCGGGCTGGCGATCTCGGGCGGCAGTCTCCTGCTCGCGGTCGTGCTGGCCATCGGCGCAAGCGCCTGGGTCCGACCACGGCGGCTGCCAACACCTGGGGAGACGACGGCATGA
- the scpB gene encoding SMC-Scp complex subunit ScpB — MSDPRRSADAPDDLDDDQPLGGALLSDGELSAHLTAILFAADEPLPFGELARLLEVKRSAVERVARQLGEGPPAGLLLQRHDERLQLVTAAESARYIRRLRGLEEHARLSRAALEVLAVVAYRQPVTRAEIEAIRGVNGDRALASLLTRSLVEEVGRRETVGRPVLFGTTLDFLEHLGLRSLSDLPPVEQPQPTEPPASGGSS, encoded by the coding sequence ATGAGCGATCCTCGACGCTCGGCAGACGCGCCTGACGACCTGGACGACGACCAGCCGCTCGGGGGGGCGCTCCTGTCGGACGGTGAGCTGTCGGCGCACCTGACGGCCATCCTGTTCGCCGCCGACGAGCCGCTGCCGTTCGGGGAGCTGGCGCGGCTGCTCGAGGTCAAGCGCTCGGCGGTCGAGCGCGTGGCGCGGCAGCTTGGCGAGGGTCCCCCAGCCGGTCTGCTGCTCCAACGCCACGACGAGCGCCTGCAACTGGTCACTGCGGCAGAATCGGCGCGCTACATCCGACGCCTGCGCGGCCTGGAGGAGCACGCTCGTCTCTCGCGGGCGGCTCTGGAGGTGCTGGCCGTTGTGGCGTACCGTCAGCCGGTCACCCGCGCCGAGATCGAGGCGATCCGTGGCGTCAACGGCGACCGCGCCCTGGCCTCGCTGCTCACCCGGAGCCTTGTCGAGGAGGTTGGCCGACGCGAGACGGTCGGGCGGCCGGTGCTGTTCGGCACCACGCTGGACTTTCTGGAGCACCTGGGCCTGCGCTCGCTGTCGGATCTGCCGCCAGTCGAACAGCCTCAACCGACCGAGCCGCCGGCTTCCGGCGGCTCGTCATAA
- the rplU gene encoding 50S ribosomal protein L21 codes for MYAILETGGKQYKVQPDDVIEVERLDGEVGAQIELGRVLMVAADDAAPRFGSPAIDGAKIVGEVLEQAKGEKLIIFKYKPKVRYRRKTGHRQLVTRVRVGDIVAPE; via the coding sequence ATGTACGCGATCCTCGAGACGGGTGGAAAGCAGTACAAGGTCCAGCCGGACGACGTCATCGAGGTCGAGCGTCTCGACGGCGAGGTTGGGGCTCAGATTGAGCTCGGCCGCGTGTTGATGGTCGCGGCTGATGATGCAGCGCCACGGTTCGGTAGCCCCGCGATCGACGGCGCGAAGATCGTCGGCGAAGTGCTTGAGCAGGCGAAGGGCGAGAAGCTCATCATCTTCAAGTACAAGCCGAAGGTGCGGTATCGGCGGAAGACTGGACATCGCCAGCTCGTGACGCGCGTCCGAGTCGGCGACATCGTGGCGCCGGAGTAG
- the rpmA gene encoding 50S ribosomal protein L27, translating into MAHKKGMGSTRNGRDSAGQRLGVKRSDGQVVLAGTIIVRQRGTAIRPGNNVGVGRDHTLFALVDGTVRFENATRDRKKVSVYEPAVVEA; encoded by the coding sequence ATGGCTCACAAGAAGGGCATGGGTTCGACCCGAAACGGCCGCGACAGCGCGGGCCAGCGTCTCGGGGTCAAGCGGAGCGACGGGCAAGTGGTGCTCGCCGGCACGATCATCGTGCGGCAGCGCGGCACGGCCATTCGCCCCGGCAACAATGTGGGCGTCGGTCGGGACCACACGCTGTTCGCGCTGGTGGACGGCACGGTCCGATTCGAGAACGCCACCAGGGACCGCAAGAAGGTCAGCGTCTACGAGCCGGCGGTCGTCGAGGCCTGA
- the rpmE gene encoding 50S ribosomal protein L31 has translation MKDGIHPGYSAATITCGCGSVIETRSTRQNLRIDVCSRCHPFFTGEQRLMDTGGQVERFRRRAQRAQQAQQS, from the coding sequence ATGAAGGATGGCATCCATCCCGGCTACTCCGCGGCCACGATCACCTGTGGCTGCGGCAGCGTCATCGAGACCCGTTCGACCAGGCAGAACCTCAGGATCGACGTCTGCTCCCGTTGCCATCCGTTCTTCACGGGCGAGCAGCGGCTGATGGACACGGGCGGCCAGGTCGAGCGGTTCCGCCGCCGCGCGCAGCGCGCTCAGCAGGCGCAGCAGAGCTAA
- a CDS encoding DUF1385 domain-containing protein, whose translation MPDARSSSDRRPSRISPTTYGGQAVLEGVMMRGRRWASVAVRAPDGEIVVRSERLPVHLYGGWVSKTPFLRGLTVLWDSLGLGMKALMFSSEVAEREAPKADADGAPGDDASEQPASASLSSSADAASQPAVSTFGQTLQWTTVAVAMLFGIGVFFLLPLGVAGLLELAVDNTFVVHIFEGLVRLALLVGYVWAIGFVPDIRRVFAYHGAEHMTIHAFEAGEPLDRQHIGKYSPAHPRCGTAFLLLVVAISILLFALIPTDNWWIRIASRILAIPLIAGIAYEVLKLGGAHTEHPLMQVIVAPGLALQALTTRYPEPDMIDVAVASFETMYKLEQESDPARPGGAPSPESAPPLS comes from the coding sequence ATGCCAGACGCACGCTCCTCCTCCGACCGCCGGCCCTCACGCATCTCCCCCACCACCTACGGCGGACAGGCCGTCCTCGAAGGCGTGATGATGCGGGGGCGGCGCTGGGCCTCGGTGGCAGTTCGCGCGCCAGACGGCGAGATCGTCGTTCGGTCAGAGCGGCTGCCCGTCCACCTCTACGGCGGCTGGGTGAGCAAGACGCCGTTCCTGCGCGGTCTGACGGTCCTGTGGGACTCGCTGGGGCTTGGCATGAAGGCGCTGATGTTCTCGTCGGAGGTCGCCGAGCGCGAGGCGCCGAAGGCCGATGCCGACGGAGCGCCTGGCGACGACGCCTCGGAGCAGCCCGCCAGCGCTTCTCTCTCCTCGTCTGCTGACGCTGCCTCGCAGCCGGCCGTGTCTACCTTCGGCCAGACGCTCCAGTGGACGACCGTCGCCGTGGCGATGCTGTTCGGCATCGGGGTCTTCTTCCTGCTGCCGCTGGGTGTGGCTGGCCTGCTGGAGCTGGCCGTCGATAACACGTTCGTCGTGCACATCTTCGAGGGACTGGTCCGGCTGGCCCTGCTGGTCGGCTACGTCTGGGCCATCGGCTTCGTGCCCGATATCCGGCGCGTGTTCGCCTATCACGGCGCGGAGCACATGACGATCCACGCCTTCGAGGCTGGCGAGCCGCTCGACCGCCAGCACATCGGCAAGTATTCGCCGGCCCACCCGCGCTGCGGGACGGCGTTCCTGTTGCTGGTGGTGGCGATCTCGATCCTGCTCTTCGCGCTGATCCCGACCGACAACTGGTGGATCAGGATCGCCTCGCGCATCCTGGCGATTCCGCTGATCGCCGGCATCGCCTACGAAGTGCTGAAGCTCGGCGGTGCGCACACCGAGCACCCGCTGATGCAGGTGATCGTGGCACCGGGGCTGGCGCTCCAGGCGTTGACCACGCGCTACCCTGAGCCGGATATGATCGACGTGGCCGTCGCCTCGTTCGAGACGATGTACAAGTTGGAGCAGGAGTCGGACCCGGCGCGCCCGGGCGGCGCGCCGTCGCCGGAGTCAGCGCCGCCGCTGAGCTAG